In Spirosoma sp. KUDC1026, the sequence CTCCGGGTAAGCAGCTACACCTATGCAGAAATCACTGGGCGATAGGGGTGTATCTTCTTCGTGCAGATAAATTCCTTTGTTCATATTCGCCACCTGCTCTACAAGCTCGCTGGCGTAAGTGTACCCGTTTTCCTTTGCCTTGAAGGTAGAAAAGGGTTTGGCCGGATCACCCCGTAGTACTAGTGCATTGTCGATACCGAGGTAATGCAGGTCAATCAGGAAATCTTCGGTTTCATCGCGCGAAAAGCCGCCACAGAGAACGTGCGGTACCGGATCGACGCCAAAGCGGTGCATGATGGCCGCACAGATCCCCACCGTACCGGGCCGCTTCCGGGTAACAATCCGCTGAATAGTCCCGTCCGGCAGAGGTCGTTCAATGTATTCCTCGCGATGGTACGTAACATCCACAAACGGTGGTTTGAACTCCATTAGCGGCTCGATGTTGTCGAGCAGGTTCTTCAAGTTGTCGCCCTTGATCGGCGGAATCACTTCAATGGAAAAGATTGGCTGCCCATTGGCGGCCTGAATGTGTTCGGTAATTTTTGTCATTGTAAAAGCGACGCGTTCGAATGCGTCAATACGCGGGCAAAGCTAACGGGAAAACGTTAATAACCGCAGGTAGATTCCATTGGCGCTCCCATTACTCCAGGGTTGTACGTCCAGCCGTTGCCCCAGCGACGATCGGTTTTTGACTTCGTGTAGTTTGGGAATTCCCCAGCCTACCAGCGAACCAAAAGCCGCCCCGACCAGCAGATCGGTTGGGTAGTGTAGTCCGGCTTCATACCGGAACACTGCCGTGGCCGTCGCCAGTCCTAACGATCCAACCCAGACCACAGGTTTCCAGCCTGAGTTCGGGAAATAATGCCGGAACACTTCACTCGTAAACACAGCCGTGGCAAAGGCATTCGACGCATGCCCCGAAAAAAACGACTGCCGGGCATCTTTGGTCTCCTTCTCGTCGAGCGGGGCCGCCGGATTATACACATACGGCCGGGTACGTAACGTAACCGCCTTGACGGTTCGCCCGATCCCGTTGGTGAGCAAAGCTGTTTCCAGATACATCACAGCCACAGTTTTAATATCCTGCCGCATGGGTCGGGTGCCAACTGACAGCAACCCCACCAGCGCTACGTTTCCGGCAAAGGTCACGTCGCTTATCCGGTCCAGGGTCGGGTTCCAGCGGTACGTAGCACCCCGATCAAACGCGTTGATACTCCCTCGGCTGAGCGCGTTAATTTCGGCGGGGGAAAGCAGATCAAGTTGGTGCGTGAGCGCGGCTGACGTTCCCAGCGAGACAACGCCCGCTCCCGCCAGCACGAGTTCCCGGCGAGTGGTAAGCTGATAAGGTGAAATGCGATCCGCACGCGTTGCCGGAACCAGTGCAGAACCTATCGGCTGGGCCACTCCAGGCTGGGCCACACCTACCAGCGTATTAACACTCAGCCAGAGAGTCAGGCAGATCGACGGAATTGTCGTTCGAAAACGATGCAGCATAGTTTTTGCGCTAAACGACCCGCACCACATTGGGTTCGGCAGTCAGGTACACCAATCGCCCTTCGGCCTCGGCAAAGCCCATCTGGCGATATAGATCTGTAAAATAACGTAGCGTCCGGACAGGATCAACGGCCCCGTTCCCGACTTCGTTATCTGACATTGATGCATACTGCACCAGGACGACATGCGTGCTGGATTTATGAACGACCCGGTGGGGCGCTCCGTGCGATCGTCCACTCCCCCGTCTACTCAGAATACTCCGGTCGGTATCAACGCGTAGAGCTGGATCAAATACATCAACCAGGTCAGGGTGCGTCATCAGATGCACCAGTTCCTGCCGGAACCCCGCCGTTTCCGACGTTCGCAACAGCCCTTCCCGAACGAGTTGCCACAGGGCTTTATCCAGGCTGTCGATCCCTTTCAGCAGGCTCAGGGCCGCCTGGAGTTTGCGGTCGTGTTCGCGGGTACGGGCGAAGGTTGCTACGTCGAACACGCGATCGGCCTGCCGACGTAATTGCAGATCCTGCCCCCGGTTTCCGCTGATGACCTCATCCAGAATGATCTCATCGGTTTCGGACACCGAGTGATGCGAGAACGCATCTGCGCATTCGCTGATTATATATTCCGACTTTTCCGCCAGCCAGCCACTGTCGCACCGCTGCGCCAGATCGCTGTCTTTCAGGAATGCATACAGCCAGTGCGCGATCGTCGATGACTTCGTCGCATCCGTTTTTTTATCAAAGTCCTTTTTGGCTTCGCTGATGATGTACAATCGGTTCGTCGGGCGGGTAAACGCTACGTAGAGCAGGTTCATATTCTCCAGAAACGTGCGGGTTACCTCGTCGTTGTACTGCTCCGCCACGATGTCCGGCGTCTTTTTCAGATCATTTCTCGGATGAACCGGAGCGCTGGTCAATCGGGCTATTTCGCCAGTCCCCAGCTGGTACGCCAGCAAATCCGACTGTACCCCACTCAGGTCCAGCCAGATCGTTCCCCGGCTGTTAGGCGTTACGTCCCAGTTCGCGAATGGGATAATCACAACCGGGTATTCGAGTCCTTTGGATTTGTGAATTGTCTGGATACTGACGGCATTCCGGGCGTCGCCTTCCACCGAAATCTTCTCCCGAACGCTTTCCCAATACAGCAGAAAATCACTCAGGTGGCCGCTCCGTTTCTGGTTAAAGGTCAGCACTTCGTCCAGAAACCGGAACAGAAACGGATTATGTTCGGCCTGTTCGAACAGGTCAAACTGGTGAATCAACCGCTCGGCCAGTTCGTAAGGATTCAGTTGTCCCAACGCATACGGATCGAGCGGGTACCCTTCCTCGGCCAGGTAGGCGTAGACTTTATCGATGGCACTGTCGTCGGCCACTGCCCGTAGTTGCTCTGTCAGCGCATCGTCGGGGAAGATCCCTTTTACCACCCGATGGTACAGATACAACAGCTCATACCGCAGCAGTACCTGATCGGGTCGTTGCAGCAACTGCATAATCGTCACGATCCATTTGACCGGGTCCGAAAACTCCAGTGACAGTGAATCGGCCGACACGAGTGGGATCTGACGACTGTTCAATGCATTCGCCAGGGCGCGGGCGTGAGCTTTCTTTCGGCAGAGAATCGCAATGTCGCCAAACTGGTATCCCTCTGCGAGGGCCTTTTCCAGATGCGTCATCGTTTTTTCGAGCATCATCGTCGTCAGATCCTTATTTGCCAGCTCATCTTTGGCAACAAAGTCGATCTGCACGTGGCCCGTTTGCCGGGCGTCGGGCTGGGCTTTCTGTTGAAACTCCTGTTTCGCGTCGAACACGTCGGCAATTTTCCCGTACGTCCCCTCGAAGGCGCGGGCCGCGAAATCGAAGAACTCATTGTTGAACGTAACGATGGGTTCGGCACTGCGCCAGTTAGTATCCAGCACTTCCTGCTCGATCTGTCCGTTAAGCGCGTCGATCCGGTCGGCGGTCCACGAACCAGGCTGATGGGCCAGCTTCAGACTCTCCAAGTCATTACGGTGCAGGGCCACGATCTGGTCCATGTCGCCCCCCCGGAAGCGGTAAATAGCCTGCTTGCCGTCGCCCACGGCCAGATTGAAATGCTGAAAGCCGAGCGCATTTTCGATGAGGGGCATCAGGTTAGCGAACTGTAGCCGGGACGTATCCTGGAATTCATCAACCAGAATATGGTTGTATTTAGCGCCCAGCCGCTCGAACAGAAACGGCACCGGTTCGGACGCGACGATACCCAGGATTTTCTTGTTGAATTCGGAGATATGCACCCGGCCGTCTTTACGCAGCAGTTCGTCAAACTCGATGCGCATCTGCCGCAGCAGGGCCAGTTTTTGCAAGTGGGGCAGCAGACAATCGAACAGCACTAGTTGCTGGCTGCTTTCCTCTTGAACGGTC encodes:
- a CDS encoding phosphatase PAP2 family protein — translated: MLHRFRTTIPSICLTLWLSVNTLVGVAQPGVAQPIGSALVPATRADRISPYQLTTRRELVLAGAGVVSLGTSAALTHQLDLLSPAEINALSRGSINAFDRGATYRWNPTLDRISDVTFAGNVALVGLLSVGTRPMRQDIKTVAVMYLETALLTNGIGRTVKAVTLRTRPYVYNPAAPLDEKETKDARQSFFSGHASNAFATAVFTSEVFRHYFPNSGWKPVVWVGSLGLATATAVFRYEAGLHYPTDLLVGAAFGSLVGWGIPKLHEVKNRSSLGQRLDVQPWSNGSANGIYLRLLTFSR
- a CDS encoding methylenetetrahydrofolate reductase; protein product: MTKITEHIQAANGQPIFSIEVIPPIKGDNLKNLLDNIEPLMEFKPPFVDVTYHREEYIERPLPDGTIQRIVTRKRPGTVGICAAIMHRFGVDPVPHVLCGGFSRDETEDFLIDLHYLGIDNALVLRGDPAKPFSTFKAKENGYTYASELVEQVANMNKGIYLHEEDTPLSPSDFCIGVAAYPEKHFEAMDHDTDFEYLRYKVDKGADYIVTQMFFDNGKYFDFVERCRQAGIMVPIIPGLKPLATRRQLEILPKLFHLEMPDDLVRAVQSCENDQQAKQVGIEWGIQQGRELIAAGAPVLHFYTMGKADNVMKIARELF
- a CDS encoding UvrD-helicase domain-containing protein, with product MFKIYSSSAGSGKTYTLTKEYLKLALRPGASNDYFKHILAVTFTNAAANEMKDRILKNLMALASPEQNPPLLNVLVEELHELTPGTDAFEIAKGDLRKQADRVFKTILHCYADFSVTTIDSFTQRIVTAFTDELGLPYSFEVELETDEVLELAIDSLIEKAGVDEMDEITTILSEYYTHTAAEGNSWNQLPEVLKEFGRNLTSDQFYEAVNAAQALTPAALRAIRTQLLDYNRQIEQTVVAHGQRAWKRITDAGLDEMDFSYGASGVGGFIKAVAAGEGKKEAGARVASARDKGEWYSKKAANLLKETIDGMVDELTDCLVQIQTVQEESSQQLVLFDCLLPHLQKLALLRQMRIEFDELLRKDGRVHISEFNKKILGIVASEPVPFLFERLGAKYNHILVDEFQDTSRLQFANLMPLIENALGFQHFNLAVGDGKQAIYRFRGGDMDQIVALHRNDLESLKLAHQPGSWTADRIDALNGQIEQEVLDTNWRSAEPIVTFNNEFFDFAARAFEGTYGKIADVFDAKQEFQQKAQPDARQTGHVQIDFVAKDELANKDLTTMMLEKTMTHLEKALAEGYQFGDIAILCRKKAHARALANALNSRQIPLVSADSLSLEFSDPVKWIVTIMQLLQRPDQVLLRYELLYLYHRVVKGIFPDDALTEQLRAVADDSAIDKVYAYLAEEGYPLDPYALGQLNPYELAERLIHQFDLFEQAEHNPFLFRFLDEVLTFNQKRSGHLSDFLLYWESVREKISVEGDARNAVSIQTIHKSKGLEYPVVIIPFANWDVTPNSRGTIWLDLSGVQSDLLAYQLGTGEIARLTSAPVHPRNDLKKTPDIVAEQYNDEVTRTFLENMNLLYVAFTRPTNRLYIISEAKKDFDKKTDATKSSTIAHWLYAFLKDSDLAQRCDSGWLAEKSEYIISECADAFSHHSVSETDEIILDEVISGNRGQDLQLRRQADRVFDVATFARTREHDRKLQAALSLLKGIDSLDKALWQLVREGLLRTSETAGFRQELVHLMTHPDLVDVFDPALRVDTDRSILSRRGSGRSHGAPHRVVHKSSTHVVLVQYASMSDNEVGNGAVDPVRTLRYFTDLYRQMGFAEAEGRLVYLTAEPNVVRVV